In Humulus lupulus chromosome 7, drHumLupu1.1, whole genome shotgun sequence, the following are encoded in one genomic region:
- the LOC133789197 gene encoding uncharacterized protein LOC133789197, with protein MHVAIYFCKLNVLWDELDRHEPLISCKCGKCTCHVGKQHEKRRSDDRLHQFFLGFCSDNYAELRSTLLSQDPLPSLNQAFQQISQDERVCGITRIHEEKLDVVGFVVRTDNPSKPRVDKATLTCSHCHKTGHDKATCFDIHGTLDWYLEKFGSTTEGKSNFKGKSHAPSHKSLVGYGNNGVCTNAAAPTATPSAPFAALPGFTAKQWAALTAAFGSSSSSSNRLNASLCPVDLPDGQTAVATKEGVVRLTDSIILHNVLFVPKLQCNLISVFQLNDDLHCLVQFNSNLCAI; from the exons ATGCATGTTgctatttatttttgtaaattaaaTGTCTTATGGGATGAACTAGATAGACATGAGCCTTTGATCTCTTGTAAGTGTGGTAAATGTACTTGTCATGTTGGTAAACAACATGAAAAACGGCGTTCCGATGATCGGCTACACCAATTTTTTCTTGGTTTTTGCTCAGATAATTATGCAGAATTGCGCTCCACTCTTCTCTCGCAAGATCCTCTTCCATCGTTAAATCAGGCATTTCAACAAATTTCTCAAGATGAGCGGGTTTGTGGGATCACTCGAATTCATGAAGAAAAACTTGATGTTGTTGGTTTTGTTGTACGTACCGACAATCCATCCAAGCCTCGTGTGGACAAGGCAACCTTGACCTGTTCTCATTGCCATAAAACAGGTCATGACAAAGCTACATGTTTTGATATTCATGGTACTCTTGATTGGTACTTGGAGAAATTTGGTTCCACTACTGAAGGTAAAAGTAATTTCAAGGGAAAATCACATGCACCGTCCCACAAGTCTTTGGTTGGTTATGGTAATAACGGAGTGTGCACGAATGCCGCTGCCCCCACTGCTACTCCAAGTGCGCCTTTTGCTGCTCTTCCGGGCTTTACTGCCAAACAATGGGCGGCTTTAACAGCGGCATTTGgttcttcctcttcctcctcaaacCGATTGAATG CTTCTCTATGTCCTGTGGATCTTCCAGATGGTCAAACGGCTGTTGCTACTAAAGAGGGTGTTGTGAGACTGACTGACTCCATTATCCTTCATAATGTTCTTTTTGTTCCTAAATTACAATGCAATTTAATCTCGGTTTTCCAATTGAATGATGATCTCCATTGTTTAGTTCAATTTAATTCTAACTTATGTGCTATATAG
- the LOC133789196 gene encoding G-type lectin S-receptor-like serine/threonine-protein kinase At4g27290, producing MEFLSFLATFVVLRLSLSTTTFAVVDTIRPSEFLRENTTLVSSVGRFELGFFSPGNSKNRYLGIWYKNISAQTVVWVANRCEPINDSSGSLTIDDTGNLVLYGQNKRVVWSTNSSKQARQPLVQLLDDGDLVLRDEKDENTENYLWESFDYPTDTMIPGMKLGWSLRRGLTWSLSAWKSVDDPCDGDLTYGIELVEPHHAYPELIIRNGSAKLYRESLGDGISFSRTYNNNNDEFSYRHIYDEEVYYMYNVIDKSIISRITLGERIEHREWMEEDKYWRSYYSIPSDRCDYYGVCGANSECVKTKDKICQCLEGFKPKNQDNWNKMYWSEGCVKNSSMSCDDDKENDEFLDFSLLKLPDAQYTWVNESMNLNDCKAKCSSNCSCMAYSINCVLWFGDLFDIQQVPSHGQYVFIRIPFSKIATNNGKARTGLKVEAKRAVIIIAIIVGLAGGSILIGIYIRRGAYFYESQDDDLDVPLFDLHTINTATNNFSENNKLGEGGFGPVYKGILEGGQEIAVKRLSICSGQGVNEFKNEIKLIAKLQHRNLVKIFGYCIRRETKLLIYEYMSNKSLDYFIFDERQSKRLDWPKRFQIICGIAKGLLYLHHDSRLRIVHRDLKASNVLLDEYMNPKISDFGLARTFGGDQTDGNTNKIVGTYGYMAPEYASNGMFSTKSDVFSFGTLMLEIISGKKSRGLYNEDSILNLTGLAWTLMKEGNAFKFIDHGLLRDPYDNMEEALRCIHIGLLCVQQNPIDRPNMSSVILMLSDKNMLPQAKPPAYFTNTDLYGGDHSSFANPPSCNLSITTIEAR from the exons ATGGAGTTCCTTTCTTTTCTGGCTACCTTTGTTGTTTTGAGACTTTCTCTTTCTACAACAACTTTTGCTGTGGTTGATACCATTAGACCTTCAGAATTTTTGAGAGAGAACACAACTTTGGTATCCAGTGTAGGAAGGTTTGAACTGGGATTCTTTAGTCCAGGCAATTCAAAGAATCGTTACCTGGGAATTTGGTATAAGAACATCTCAGCTCAAACTGTTGTTTGGGTTGCAAACCGGTGTGAACCGATCAACGATTCATCTGGCTCATTGACCATAGACGACACAGGAAATCTTGTGCTTTATGGACAGAATAAGAGGGTCGTTTGGTCTACGAACTCATCGAAACAAGCCCGGCAACCACTGGTTCAGCTCTTGGACGATGGTGACTTGGTTTTGAGAGATGAGAAAGATGAGAACACAGAAAACTATTTGTGGGAAAGCTTTGATTATCCTACCGATACGATGATACCCGGAATGAAATTGGGATGGAGCTTGAGAAGAGGTCTCACGTGGAGCTTATCGGCATGGAAGAGTGTTGATGACCCCTGTGATGGAGACTTAACTTATGGGATTGAGCTTGTTGAACCACACCATGCATATCCTGAACTAATTATCCGTAATGGGTCTGCAAAATTGTATCGTGAAAGCCTTGGTGATGGCATAAGTTTCAGCAGaacttataataataataatgatgaattTTCGTACAGACACATATATGATGAAGAAGTTTACTACATGTACAACGTCATAGATAAGTCAATCATCTCAAGAATTACCTTAGGCGAAAGAATTGAACACAGGGAATGGATGGAAGAAGACAAATATTGGAGATCTTATTACTCAATTCCAAGTGACCGGTGTGACTACTATGGTGTCTGTGGAGCTAATTCGGAGTGTGTCAAAACGAAGGATAAAATTTGCCAATGTTTAGAAGGTTTTAAGCCAAAGAACCAAGACAACTGGAACAAGATGTACTGGTCAGAAGGGTGTGTGAAAAACAGTTCTATGAGCTGCGATGATGATAAAGAGAACGATGAGTTCCTTGACTTTTCTCTCTTGAAATTGCCCGATGCTCAATATACTTGGGTGAATGAGAGTATGAATCTAAATGACTGCAAGGCTAAATGCTCGAGCAATTGCTCTTGCATGGCTTATTCAATCAATTGCGTCCTCTGGTTCGGAGATCTGTTTGATATTCAACAAGTTCCTTCTCACGGACAATATGTATTTATTCGAATACCGTTTTCAAAAATAG CTACAAACAATGGGAAAGCAAGAACTGGTCTTAAGGTTGAGGCAAAGAGAGCAGTGATAATTATAGCCATCATCGTCGGATTAGCTGGTGGCTCTATTTTAATTGGCATTTACATTCGTAGGGGGGCATACTTTTATG AAAGCCAAGATGATGACTTGGATGTTCCATTGTTCGACCTACATACAATAAATACTGCCACTAATAATTTTTCAGAGAATAATAAGCTTGGAGAGGGTGGTTTTGGACCTGTATACAAA GGTATACTTGAAGGAGGGCAAGAAATTGCTGTGAAGAGGCTATCAATTTGTTCTGGACAAGGAGTCAATGAGtttaaaaatgaaattaaacTAATTGCTAAACTTCAACATCGGAATCTTGTAAAGATATTTGGTTATTGCATTCGTAGAGAAACAAAACTATTGATTTATGAGTACATGTCCAACAAAAGTCTTGACTATTTCATTTTTG ATGAAAGGCAAAGCAAACGGTTAGATTGGCCTAAGCGCTTCCAAATTATATGCGGAATTGCTAAGGGGCTTCTCTATCTACATCATGATTCTAGATTGAGAATTGTACATCGAGATCTCAAAGCTAGTAATGTGTTACTTGATGAATATATGAATCCAAAAATTTCAGACTTTGGCTTGGCCAGAACTTTTGGTGGAGACCAAACAGATGGAAACACAAATAAAATTGTTGGAACTTA TGGTTATATGGCGCCAGAATATGCTTCCAATGGTATGTTCTCAACAAAATCTGACGTATTTAGTTTTGGCACATTGATGctagaaatcataagtggaaaGAAAAGTAGAGGCCTTTACAATGAAGATAGTATTCTTAACCTCACTGGATTG gCATGGACTTTGATGAAAGAAGGCAATGCATTTAAGTTTATTGACCACGGCTTGTTGAGAGATCCATACGACAACATGGAAGAAGCATTGCGTTGCATCCACATTGGTCTTTTGTGTGTGCAACAAAATCCTATTGATAGGCCTAATATGTCTTCTGTTATTCTAATGTTGAGTGATAAGAACATGTTGCCTCAGGCCAAACCACCAGCCTATTTCACTAACACAGATTTGTATGGTGGAGATCATTCTTCCTTTGCAAATCCCCCATCATGCAATTTAAGCATAACAACTATTGAGGCACGATGA
- the LOC133789195 gene encoding G-type lectin S-receptor-like serine/threonine-protein kinase At4g27290 — protein MEFLSFLVTFVVLRLSLSRTTFAAVDTIRPSEFIRHNTTLESREGLFELGFFTPGSSKNHYLGIWYKNISVQTVVWVANRCEPINDSSGSLAIDDTGNLVLYGNNKRVVWSTNSSKQARQPLVQLLDNGNLVLRDEKDENTDNYLWESFDYPTDTILPGMKLGWDLRRGLNRRLSSWKSSNDPCDGDFTYGIELDEAHHTYAQLFIRNGSAKLFREGQWHAISFSGTSNNKSIHWHESDYEFVQNDDEVYFTYSVKNKSNISRIVLSERVDYMEWLREKQVWSSYYTIPDEQCDHYGICGANSQCILSYTNNINCQCLEGFKPKNQENWDALDWSEGCVRNSSVSCDDKEKDVFHVFSNLKVPDTQYTWENKSMNLQECKTNCLSNCSCMAFSFEYSSLSEGTDCVLWFGDLFDIRQPPHGGQNIYIRIPFSTIARTDRSSKLKVERAVIITASVLGLAGGFILIGFYIRRWRYTINATNNFSGRRESQDEELELPLFDLHTISIATNNFSENNKLGEGGFGPVYKGTLGGQEIAVKRLSMCSGQGVNEFKNEINLIANLQHRNLVKILGYCIYREMKLLIYEYMSNKSLDYFIFDERRSELLDWPKRFQIVCGIAKGLLYLHHDSRLRIIHRDLKASNVLLDENMNPKISDFGLARSFGGDQIEGNTNKVVGTYGYMAPEYASDGLFSTKSDVFSFGTLMLEIISGKKTRCIYDENNGLNLIGLAWTLMKEGNEFKLIDKCLLKDSYDNMEEALRCIHIGLLCVQQKPIDRPDISSVILMLSGEKVLPQPKPPAYFTNKDLWEGDDSSSTKPPSCNTSMTTVKAR, from the exons ATGGAATTCCTTTCTTTTCTGGTTACGTTTGTTGTTTTGAGACTCTCTCTATCCAGAACAACGTTTGCTGCGGTTGATACCATTAGACCTTCAGAATTTATAAGACATAACACAACTTTGGAATCTAGAGAAGGACTTTTTGAACTGGGATTCTTTACTCCAGGCAGTTCAAAGAATCATTATCTGGGAATTTGGTATAAGAACATCTCAGTTCAAACTGTAGTTTGGGTGGCAAACAGGTGTGAACCGATCAACGATTCATCTGGCTCGTTGGCTATAGACGACACAGGAAATCTTGTGCTTTACGGAAATAATAAGAGGGTCGTTTGGTCTACGAACTCGTCAAAACAAGCCCGGCAACCACTGGTTCAGCTCTTGGATAATGGTAACTTGGTTTTGAGAGATGAGAAAGATGAGAATACAGACAACTACTTGTGGGAAAGCTTTGATTATCCTACTGATACGATCCTCCCGGGAATGAAGTTGGGATGGGACTTGAGGAGAGGTCTCAATAGGCGTTTATCGTCATGGAAGAGCTCCAATGACCCCTGTGATGGAGATTTCACTTATGGGATTGAGCTTGATGAAGCACACCATACATACGCTCAACTATTTATCCGTAACGGGTCTGCAAAATTGTTCCGTGAAGGGCAATGGCATGCCATAAGTTTCAGTGGAACTTCTAATAACAAATCAATTCATTGGCATGAGTCTGACTACGAGTTTGTGCAGAACGATGATGAAGTTTACTTCACTTACAGCGTCAAAAACAAGTCAAATATCTCAAGAATTGTCCTGAGCGAAAGAGTTGACTACATGGAATGGTTAAGAGAAAAACAAGTTTGGAGTTCTTATTACACAATTCCAGATGAGCAGTGCGACCACTACGGCATCTGTGGAGCTAATTCACAGTGTATCTTAAGTTATACGAATAATATAAACTGTCAATGTTTAGAAGGTTTTAAGCCAAAGAATCAAGAAAATTGGGACGCTTTGGACTGGTCAGAAGGGTGTGTGAGAAACAGTTCTGTGAGCTGCGATGATAAGGAGAAAGATGTGTTCCATGTCTTTTCTAACTTGAAAGTGCCCGATACTCAATATACTTGGGAAAACAAGAGTATGAATCTACAAGAATGCAAGACTAATTGCTTGAGCAATTGCTCTTGTATGGCTTTTAGCTTTGAATACTCAAGTCTCAGTGAAGGCACTGACTGCGTCCTCTGGTTTGGAGATCTGTTCGATATTCGACAACCTCCTCATGGcggacaaaatatatatattcgaATACCCTTTTCAACAATAG CAAGAACTGATCGTAGTTCTAAGTTGAAGGTGGAGAGAGCAGTGATAATTACAGCTTCTGTTCTTGGATTAGCTGGTGGGTTTATTTTAATTGGCTTTTACATTCGCAGGTGGAGATACACAATCAATG CCACTAATAATTTTTCTGGGAGAAGAGAAAGCCAAGATGAAGAGTTGGAGCTTCCATTGTTCGACCTACATACAATTAGTATTGCCACTAATAATTTTTCAGAGAATAATAAGCTTGGAGAAGGTGGTTTTGGACCTGTATACAAA GGCACATTAGGAGGTCAAGAAATTGCTGTAAAGAGACTATCAATGTGTTCTGGACAAGGAGTCAATGAGTTCAAAAACGAAATCAATCTAATTGCTAACCTTCAGCATCGGAATCTTGTAAAGATTCTTGGTTATTGCATTTATAGAGAGATGAAACTATTGATTTATGAGTACATGTCCAACAAAAGCCTCGATTATTTCATTTTTG ATGAAAGGCGAAGCGAACTATTGGACTGGCCAAAGCGCTTCCAAATTGTATGTGGAATTGCTAAGGGACTTCTCTATCTTCATCATGATTCTAGATTGAGAATTATACATAGAGATCTCAAAGCTAGTAATGTGTTACTAGATGAAAATATGAATCCCAAAATTTCAGACTTTGGCTTGGCTAGAAGTTTTGGTGGAGACCAAATAGAAGGAAACACAAACAAAGTAGTAGGAACTTA TGGTTATATGGCGCCAGAATATGCCTCTGATGGCCTATTCTCCACAAAATCTGATGTATTTAGCTTTGGCACCTTGATGctagaaatcataagtggaaaGAAAACTAGATGCATTTACGATGAAAATAACGGTCTTAACCTCATTGGATTG GCATGGACTTTGATGAAGGAAGGCAACGAATTCAAGCTTATCGACAAGTGCTTATTAAAAGATTCATACGACAACATGGAAGAAGCATTACGTTGCATCCACATTGGTCTCTTGTGTGTGCAACAAAAGCCTATTGATAGGCCTGATATATCTTCTGTTATTCTAATGTTGAGTGGTGAAAAAGTGTtgcctcagccaaaaccacctgCCTATTTCACTAACAAAGATTTGTGGGAAGGAGATGATTCCTCCTCTACTAAGCCCCCATCATGCAATACAAGCATGACTACTGTCAAAGCGAGATAA